A part of Sulfurimonas sp. HSL-1716 genomic DNA contains:
- the murF gene encoding UDP-N-acetylmuramoyl-tripeptide--D-alanyl-D-alanine ligase — MDYTVLVMFVTNVLFVTALGWYLITNLQWYDYKIQRVVLNHHKTWWHLVYFIIPFVAYYATDKFFAIFFYFAVLPSIFMWHRGLDKKLVLTWRVKRFLILLVSLTLFQDILCTLKHGCEVYGVLMPLAVAYIGSTLIEKFLFAAYKKEAKNKLKSLEKLQIVCITGSYGKTSIKNFTASILAEKYKVYATPRSVNTIGGIVRDINESLPVDTEVYVCEAGAREMDDIRVISEFLEPQTVVVGKVGPQHLEYFKTMKNIIITKLQIMKSPRLQKAFIHNSVTDEAHEKVTFFGENISNVEATLDGTSFVLHTPNEKNLNLHTKILGEFQTINIDAAVLVAMHLGLSTQEIVKAVENLQPVEHRLQRIDAGGKIILDDGYNGNIDGMLEAVRLCSLHQGRKVIITPGLIESSDELNLKFIEAVNKVFDIVIVTSSLNAKLFDKHLDVDNKIILKDKMKLQELLGSQTKAGDIILFANDAPNFI; from the coding sequence ATGGATTATACGGTTTTGGTCATGTTTGTAACAAATGTCCTTTTTGTGACGGCACTTGGCTGGTATCTTATAACAAATCTGCAGTGGTACGACTACAAGATCCAAAGAGTAGTGCTCAATCACCATAAGACTTGGTGGCATCTGGTATATTTCATCATCCCTTTTGTCGCCTACTATGCAACGGATAAATTTTTTGCGATATTTTTCTATTTTGCCGTTTTGCCGTCCATCTTTATGTGGCATAGAGGTCTTGATAAAAAGCTTGTTCTTACATGGAGAGTCAAGAGGTTTTTGATCCTTTTGGTCTCGCTGACGCTGTTTCAGGATATTCTTTGTACGCTTAAACACGGATGCGAGGTTTACGGCGTCTTGATGCCTTTGGCCGTGGCATACATCGGCTCTACGCTTATTGAAAAGTTTTTGTTCGCCGCGTATAAAAAAGAAGCCAAAAATAAGCTCAAATCACTCGAGAAACTACAGATAGTCTGTATTACGGGAAGCTACGGGAAGACCAGTATAAAAAATTTTACTGCGAGCATTTTGGCGGAAAAATACAAGGTATACGCGACTCCAAGAAGTGTAAACACGATCGGCGGGATCGTAAGAGATATAAACGAATCTCTACCGGTCGATACGGAAGTCTATGTATGCGAAGCAGGGGCAAGAGAGATGGACGATATCCGTGTGATCTCGGAGTTTTTGGAACCTCAGACGGTAGTGGTAGGCAAGGTCGGTCCGCAGCATCTGGAGTATTTTAAGACGATGAAAAACATTATCATCACAAAACTGCAGATCATGAAATCTCCGAGACTTCAAAAAGCTTTCATCCATAACTCCGTAACGGACGAGGCACATGAAAAAGTGACATTTTTTGGAGAAAACATCTCAAACGTGGAAGCTACGCTGGATGGAACATCATTTGTCCTGCACACTCCAAATGAGAAAAATTTAAACCTTCATACAAAGATACTCGGTGAGTTTCAGACCATCAATATCGATGCGGCAGTACTTGTGGCTATGCATCTTGGTCTAAGTACCCAGGAGATAGTCAAAGCCGTAGAAAATCTGCAACCCGTAGAGCATAGACTCCAGCGCATAGACGCGGGCGGAAAGATCATCCTTGACGACGGCTACAACGGCAACATTGACGGAATGCTTGAAGCAGTGCGTCTTTGCTCTTTGCATCAGGGCAGAAAGGTTATAATAACACCGGGACTCATCGAGAGCAGCGACGAGCTCAACTTGAAGTTTATCGAAGCGGTAAACAAAGTTTTTGACATCGTCATAGTCACAAGTTCTCTCAATGCAAAATTGTTCGACAAACATCTTGATGTCGACAATAAGATAATATTAAAAGACAAGATGAAGCTTCAGGAACTTTTGGGCTCACAGACCAAAGCGGGCGACATCATCCTGTTTGCCAACGACGCACCGAATTTTATATAA
- a CDS encoding inorganic phosphate transporter, translating into MDLTTSLLALTIIAVFVFDFTNGFHDAADMVATAIASRAMKSSVAIFIVSLFTFLGPLLAGLAVADTIGTFVDISHTDIKDAQSLVIAALFAAITYNITTWKFGLPSSSSNSLAGGLVGAGLFMVDSDRINWGIDSLQNGHLEGVMKVVTGLFASPFLGFIVGFMMMKLIFLIFKRFTIKIRALFVVSQYFSVAWLGFSHGANDAQKGMAIIGMMLLASGDTTHFFIPLWVVLLCTTAITLGTVFGGWNIIKTLGFELYRIRVIHSVANQMSAAAVNTIATAIGAPTSTTQVVTATLLGNGAAEKPSHVGWKKASQIIAGWFVNVPVSMSLGALYAYILTHILGAFS; encoded by the coding sequence ATGGATTTAACAACTTCTCTTTTAGCTTTGACAATTATAGCCGTTTTTGTTTTTGATTTCACAAACGGCTTCCATGACGCTGCAGATATGGTGGCGACAGCCATCGCCTCGCGCGCGATGAAAAGCAGCGTCGCCATTTTCATAGTAAGCCTCTTTACGTTTTTGGGACCACTTTTGGCGGGCCTTGCCGTTGCGGACACTATCGGGACATTTGTAGATATCTCGCATACCGACATCAAGGACGCCCAGTCGCTCGTCATCGCCGCACTTTTTGCCGCCATCACCTACAACATAACCACTTGGAAGTTCGGTCTTCCCTCCTCTTCTTCCAACTCGCTCGCAGGCGGACTTGTAGGAGCCGGCTTGTTCATGGTCGACAGCGACAGGATAAACTGGGGGATCGACTCTTTGCAAAACGGTCATCTCGAGGGCGTCATGAAAGTCGTGACGGGGCTTTTTGCATCTCCTTTTTTAGGCTTTATAGTAGGATTTATGATGATGAAGCTTATATTTTTGATTTTTAAAAGGTTTACGATCAAGATAAGAGCACTGTTTGTGGTATCGCAATACTTCAGTGTTGCCTGGCTCGGTTTTTCCCATGGTGCCAACGATGCGCAAAAAGGAATGGCCATAATCGGTATGATGCTGCTGGCATCCGGCGATACGACACATTTTTTCATCCCTTTATGGGTCGTTTTACTTTGTACGACCGCCATTACGCTCGGGACGGTGTTTGGAGGATGGAACATCATAAAAACACTTGGTTTTGAACTCTACCGCATCCGTGTCATCCACTCCGTGGCAAATCAGATGAGCGCAGCAGCCGTCAATACGATAGCGACCGCCATTGGAGCGCCGACCTCGACGACACAGGTGGTGACAGCTACGCTGCTGGGCAACGGCGCGGCGGAAAAGCCCTCTCATGTCGGCTGGAAAAAAGCCTCGCAGATAATTGCCGGATGGTTCGTGAACGTTCCCGTCTCAATGTCGCTGGGCGCACTTTACGCATATATCTTAACCCATATTCTAGGAGCTTTTTCATGA
- a CDS encoding alpha/beta hydrolase — protein MAVKSIQYDRYTFDISYEIINPDAKADVIVLHGWGSNKNIMKQAFSPYLKGFRHIYIDLPGFGNSTCNTALKTSDYARIVELLMVHINASKDIIVGHSFGGKVAVLLEPDVLVLLSSAGIYTKKSLKVRTKIALFKMLKVFGFSKIRKYFVAEDAKSLSSHMYETFKNVVNEDFSVQFRESKSKALLCWGENDTATPLSSGQKIDALMKDSKLVVYPGDHYFFTQNAKSISALIEDTFIKRLER, from the coding sequence GTGGCGGTCAAATCGATCCAATACGATAGATATACTTTTGATATCAGCTACGAGATCATAAATCCCGATGCAAAGGCGGATGTGATAGTTCTGCATGGATGGGGTTCGAATAAAAATATCATGAAACAGGCTTTTTCTCCCTATTTGAAGGGATTCCGTCATATCTATATAGATCTTCCCGGTTTTGGGAACTCCACATGTAACACGGCTTTAAAGACATCGGATTATGCGCGCATCGTAGAACTTTTAATGGTGCATATAAATGCATCTAAAGACATCATAGTAGGACATTCGTTCGGCGGCAAGGTAGCAGTTTTGCTCGAACCTGACGTTTTGGTATTGCTTTCAAGCGCCGGTATATATACGAAGAAAAGCCTGAAAGTGAGAACAAAGATCGCTTTGTTCAAAATGCTAAAAGTTTTCGGCTTTTCAAAGATAAGGAAATATTTTGTGGCCGAAGACGCAAAATCGCTGAGCTCGCATATGTACGAGACTTTTAAAAACGTGGTGAACGAGGATTTTTCCGTTCAGTTTAGAGAATCGAAATCAAAAGCGCTTCTCTGCTGGGGAGAAAACGATACGGCTACGCCGCTTAGCAGCGGACAAAAGATAGATGCGCTGATGAAAGATTCAAAACTTGTGGTCTACCCCGGCGATCACTACTTTTTTACGCAAAATGCAAAATCTATATCAGCGCTTATAGAAGACACATTTATAAAAAGATTGGAGAGATAG
- the pstS gene encoding phosphate ABC transporter substrate-binding protein PstS produces the protein MVTTSSVSAADLKGSGATFPYSVYQAWIGAYHKATGTEIDYIGKGSSAGIKDAEARTVDFAGSDAPLNPNKLAKDKLYQFPGVVGAITMSYNMPNTPKLRLSRAAISGIALGEIKYWDNKTITAANHGVKLPHEKITFVHRADGSGTTFNFTYYLSKISNKWKETYGAKKALNWPGDHHVGGKGNTGVAALIKQTPYSIGYVDYADAKNNNLQMAVVQNKVGEFIAPELKAFQAAAAKASLDPRKDFYAVIADPKGKGAYPIVAATFILLPKEKADMDKKVTAFYDWSFKNGQSLASDLGYVPLPDALTNKIRKYWAEKGIN, from the coding sequence ATGGTTACAACTAGTTCAGTATCTGCTGCAGATCTAAAAGGTAGCGGAGCTACTTTCCCATACAGTGTTTATCAGGCATGGATAGGTGCTTATCATAAAGCGACTGGAACCGAGATCGATTATATCGGAAAAGGTAGTTCTGCAGGTATAAAAGATGCAGAAGCCAGAACTGTTGATTTTGCAGGTTCAGATGCGCCTTTAAATCCAAACAAACTTGCAAAAGACAAACTGTACCAGTTCCCGGGTGTCGTCGGTGCAATCACTATGAGTTACAATATGCCAAACACTCCTAAATTGAGATTAAGTCGTGCGGCTATTTCAGGAATAGCTCTTGGTGAGATCAAATACTGGGATAACAAAACTATTACTGCTGCAAACCATGGCGTAAAGCTTCCACACGAAAAAATCACTTTCGTTCACCGTGCAGACGGTTCTGGAACTACGTTTAACTTTACTTACTACCTAAGCAAGATATCAAACAAGTGGAAAGAAACTTACGGTGCTAAAAAAGCTCTTAACTGGCCGGGTGACCACCATGTCGGCGGTAAAGGAAACACTGGTGTAGCTGCACTTATCAAACAAACTCCGTACTCTATAGGTTATGTTGATTATGCAGATGCTAAAAACAACAATCTTCAAATGGCTGTCGTTCAAAACAAAGTTGGTGAGTTCATAGCTCCTGAACTAAAAGCATTCCAAGCAGCGGCGGCAAAAGCAAGTCTTGATCCTAGAAAAGATTTTTATGCTGTAATCGCAGATCCTAAAGGAAAAGGCGCTTATCCGATCGTAGCTGCTACGTTCATTCTTTTACCGAAAGAAAAAGCGGATATGGATAAAAAAGTCACTGCATTTTACGACTGGTCTTTCAAAAACGGTCAATCTCTTGCGAGCGACCTAGGGTATGTTCCGCTTCCGGATGCATTAACAAACAAGATCAGAAAATACTGGGCGGAAAAAGGTATCAACTAA
- a CDS encoding DUF47 family protein, translating to MIGSFIKKYILPKEVDFVASLQEHSAIIHDIISDLHRCFVDMDAKSCSAILQDEHKAQEIREKNMNELLNAFITPIDRESIYRIISQLDWIAVSIKHFVLEAKAYDTPPSNNEYIELIKHIKEQSNMLNLGFTNLRTEKPFVVASNAQSVRDGYEELVEVYIQKMAELSKSNDMKRIFTQRELLSQLKEIAKRLQICANSLEDIVIKMS from the coding sequence ATGATCGGATCTTTCATAAAAAAATACATTTTGCCAAAAGAGGTCGATTTTGTCGCGTCACTGCAGGAACACTCGGCGATCATACACGACATAATCTCGGATCTGCACCGATGTTTTGTAGATATGGATGCAAAAAGCTGCAGCGCCATCTTGCAAGACGAGCATAAAGCGCAGGAGATACGTGAAAAAAATATGAACGAACTTTTAAATGCGTTTATCACTCCCATAGACAGAGAATCCATATACCGTATCATCTCCCAGCTCGACTGGATCGCGGTGAGCATTAAACATTTTGTACTTGAAGCAAAAGCCTACGATACCCCGCCCTCGAACAATGAATACATAGAGCTTATAAAACATATAAAAGAGCAGTCCAACATGCTGAATCTTGGATTTACAAACCTGAGGACTGAAAAGCCTTTCGTGGTCGCTTCAAACGCACAAAGCGTAAGAGACGGATACGAAGAGCTTGTCGAAGTATACATACAAAAGATGGCGGAACTTTCAAAAAGCAATGACATGAAACGCATATTTACGCAAAGAGAACTGCTCAGTCAGCTCAAAGAGATCGCCAAACGGCTGCAGATCTGCGCAAACTCTTTAGAAGATATCGTCATCAAGATGAGCTGA
- a CDS encoding HIT domain-containing protein, with translation MKDIIYAPWRSEYISGKRIEGCVFCHISEHERNDADLHVLHRDEHCFMVMNKYPYTPGHFMIIPHLHTDKLEDLPGETWLHMSDLAQKSVRLLKEGFNAQGVNIGMNLGESGGAGIAEHIHMHLVPRWQRDTNFITSIANTRVYSTDFEKIYKRIKELVAEYIR, from the coding sequence TTGAAAGATATAATCTATGCGCCATGGAGAAGCGAATATATCAGCGGCAAACGCATAGAAGGCTGCGTGTTCTGCCATATAAGCGAGCATGAACGAAATGATGCCGATCTGCATGTTCTGCACCGCGATGAGCACTGCTTCATGGTCATGAACAAATATCCTTACACTCCGGGGCACTTTATGATCATTCCCCATCTTCATACGGACAAACTCGAAGACCTGCCCGGCGAAACATGGCTGCATATGAGTGATCTGGCTCAAAAATCGGTAAGACTTTTAAAAGAGGGATTTAATGCCCAAGGCGTAAATATAGGGATGAATCTTGGCGAGAGCGGGGGAGCGGGAATAGCCGAGCATATCCATATGCATCTTGTTCCAAGATGGCAAAGAGATACCAATTTTATTACATCGATCGCAAATACGAGAGTCTATTCGACCGATTTTGAGAAGATATACAAGCGTATAAAAGAGTTAGTGGCAGAGTACATTAGATAG
- the pstC gene encoding phosphate ABC transporter permease subunit PstC → MEKIFKNLSLISATFVLVLLVSIFISLFNSAKPSIDEYGLGFVTESAWDKEVPIENSVSSLANDAKPIKKEVKASSDEDDILAAYEDEDEPLTKTVFGGWIPIVGTLLSTLIAMVFALPIAMGIAVFLAEIAPKNLSYVVGIAIELLAAIPSIIFGMWGLFYFAPIIQKVVGGYQVSLLTAGLVLGVMILPFMAAITRDSMRTTPDVLKESAYALGATKFEVIKDVIFPYSKKGIIGSIILALGRALGETMAVAFLIGSVFMMPKKLSDPTISIPVAMANNFGEATGLTLSSLFYLAFLLFIISFVVISVAKFYFLRKAD, encoded by the coding sequence ATGGAAAAAATCTTTAAGAACCTCTCACTCATAAGTGCTACTTTCGTATTGGTGCTGCTGGTATCTATATTTATCAGTCTGTTCAACTCCGCCAAGCCTTCTATCGACGAGTACGGGCTAGGATTCGTGACAGAATCGGCATGGGATAAAGAGGTTCCTATAGAAAACAGCGTATCAAGCTTGGCAAACGATGCAAAACCGATAAAAAAAGAGGTAAAAGCTTCTAGCGACGAAGACGATATTCTTGCGGCATACGAGGATGAGGATGAACCGCTGACCAAAACGGTCTTTGGCGGCTGGATCCCGATAGTGGGGACTCTGCTCTCTACCTTGATCGCTATGGTCTTTGCTTTGCCCATCGCTATGGGAATTGCGGTTTTTTTGGCAGAAATTGCTCCAAAAAACCTTTCATATGTAGTCGGAATCGCCATTGAACTTCTTGCTGCCATTCCTAGTATCATATTCGGGATGTGGGGACTTTTTTATTTTGCTCCCATCATACAAAAAGTAGTAGGGGGATATCAGGTTTCCCTTTTAACGGCGGGGCTCGTACTTGGCGTTATGATACTTCCGTTTATGGCAGCCATCACCAGAGACAGTATGAGAACGACGCCGGACGTACTCAAAGAATCGGCCTACGCTCTAGGTGCCACGAAATTCGAAGTTATCAAAGACGTGATCTTTCCATACTCCAAAAAAGGTATCATCGGTTCCATAATTTTGGCTTTAGGACGTGCTTTGGGCGAGACGATGGCCGTGGCGTTTTTGATCGGTTCTGTATTTATGATGCCCAAAAAACTTAGCGACCCGACAATATCGATTCCTGTCGCTATGGCAAATAACTTCGGCGAAGCAACGGGTCTTACGCTTTCATCGCTTTTTTATCTTGCATTTTTACTTTTTATCATAAGTTTTGTGGTTATATCGGTTGCAAAATTTTACTTTTTAAGAAAGGCTGATTGA
- a CDS encoding D-alanine--D-alanine ligase, translating into MKLAILFGGASFEHEISIVSAVTVKEKLVGFELEFIFCDQDHTFYLIEPSRMKAVTFSKGEYKKMPSLTLENGGFVKKSLFSKELVGTKVLNLVHGADGEDGVIASLLDFYSIPFIGPRTSACVFSFDKRYTKYLCDALGVKSVAYRTLSKNDERKVDIAYPFIIKPARLGSSIGVSVVKEEKELDYALDVAFEFDENVIIEPFITGVKEYNLAGCMVEGKIKFSIVEEPQKNEFLDFEKKYMDFSRSATVSSAEIDDKLVAELQSTFAKIYTNLFEGALIRCDFFVIEDEIYLNEINPIPGSMANYLFDDFSTTIGRLLNSLPQANRAKVSYQYIHSISSAKGK; encoded by the coding sequence TTGAAGTTAGCTATATTATTCGGCGGAGCAAGTTTTGAACATGAGATAAGTATCGTAAGCGCTGTTACGGTGAAAGAGAAGTTGGTCGGATTTGAGTTGGAGTTTATATTTTGCGATCAGGATCATACGTTTTATCTCATAGAACCCTCACGCATGAAAGCGGTCACTTTCTCAAAAGGCGAATACAAAAAGATGCCTTCTCTTACCCTTGAGAACGGCGGATTCGTCAAAAAATCGCTTTTTTCAAAAGAGCTTGTAGGAACAAAGGTTTTAAATCTCGTTCATGGAGCCGACGGAGAGGACGGCGTCATAGCTTCCCTGCTAGATTTTTACTCTATACCGTTCATCGGTCCCCGTACTTCTGCCTGCGTGTTCAGTTTTGACAAGCGCTATACAAAATATCTCTGCGATGCTCTGGGCGTTAAAAGCGTGGCATACCGCACGCTCAGTAAAAACGACGAGCGTAAAGTGGATATCGCCTATCCTTTTATCATCAAACCGGCACGTCTTGGAAGCAGTATCGGAGTAAGCGTGGTCAAAGAGGAAAAAGAGCTGGATTATGCGCTTGACGTTGCTTTCGAGTTTGACGAGAACGTCATCATAGAACCGTTCATAACGGGCGTAAAGGAGTACAACCTTGCAGGCTGTATGGTAGAAGGCAAGATCAAATTTTCCATCGTCGAAGAGCCTCAGAAAAATGAATTTTTGGATTTTGAGAAAAAGTATATGGACTTTTCGCGATCGGCTACGGTATCGTCCGCCGAGATAGACGACAAACTGGTTGCAGAACTCCAAAGCACCTTTGCAAAGATATATACGAATCTTTTTGAAGGTGCACTTATCAGGTGTGATTTTTTTGTGATCGAAGATGAGATCTATCTTAATGAGATAAATCCCATTCCGGGTTCTATGGCAAACTATCTTTTTGATGATTTTTCAACGACCATAGGCAGACTGTTGAACTCGCTGCCTCAAGCTAACAGGGCAAAGGTAAGCTATCAGTATATTCACTCGATCTCAAGTGCAAAAGGCAAGTAA
- a CDS encoding TRAP transporter large permease subunit, whose translation MIALLMFAVVLVLLLLGIPVAFVFGTVAIVFAAFIPTLGFEVFDILPFRIYGIMNNMTLMAVPLFIAMGLILEKSMMAEKLLSSMSLLFRGVRGGLGVSVVLVGAMLAASTGIVSASVVMMSVIALPLMLKAGYDKSLAAGTVAASGTLGQIIPPSIILIILGDVMSVSVGDLFKAAVLPGLVLVGLYVAYILFISYIKPEVAPVYEADEKVSPKELLFSLFPPLLLMVSVLGSIFAGIASPTESAAFGVMGALLLSYVNRSLDAQMIKYASLETVKLTGMIFMILFGATAFSLVFNELGGTDMILDFFSNDIGNVWVFIAVSMFAVFILGFFIDFIEISFIIVPILVPIMNAFGIDPIWFAVLIALNLQASFLTPPFGLALFFLKGASKDITTLQIYKGIIPFILLQLAALCIVIFFPDLVFAFL comes from the coding sequence ATGATAGCGCTTTTGATGTTTGCCGTCGTACTTGTTTTGCTTCTTTTGGGTATACCCGTCGCATTTGTTTTCGGTACGGTCGCTATCGTTTTTGCGGCATTTATCCCTACGCTGGGCTTTGAAGTGTTTGACATCCTTCCGTTTCGCATCTACGGGATTATGAACAATATGACTCTTATGGCAGTTCCTCTTTTCATTGCGATGGGACTTATCTTAGAAAAGTCGATGATGGCAGAGAAACTGCTTAGTTCTATGAGCCTTCTTTTCCGTGGTGTTAGAGGCGGACTTGGTGTAAGTGTGGTACTTGTGGGTGCTATGCTTGCCGCGTCTACCGGAATCGTCAGCGCATCGGTGGTGATGATGAGCGTCATCGCTCTGCCTTTGATGCTAAAAGCGGGGTATGATAAAAGTCTGGCCGCTGGAACTGTAGCGGCAAGCGGAACGCTCGGGCAGATCATTCCGCCCTCCATCATACTTATCATCTTGGGTGATGTGATGAGTGTGAGCGTAGGAGATCTTTTTAAAGCAGCCGTACTTCCCGGGCTTGTGCTTGTGGGACTTTATGTGGCGTATATCCTCTTTATCTCCTATATCAAGCCCGAAGTCGCTCCCGTTTACGAAGCGGATGAAAAAGTTTCGCCAAAAGAGCTTCTTTTTTCCTTGTTTCCGCCTTTGCTTTTGATGGTGAGTGTTCTTGGTTCCATCTTTGCGGGTATCGCTTCACCGACAGAATCGGCTGCATTTGGGGTGATGGGTGCGCTGCTTTTAAGCTACGTGAACCGTTCGCTTGACGCTCAGATGATAAAGTACGCTTCTTTAGAGACGGTAAAGCTGACAGGTATGATCTTTATGATACTTTTCGGTGCTACGGCTTTTAGTCTCGTCTTTAACGAGCTCGGCGGAACGGATATGATCCTGGATTTTTTCAGCAACGATATCGGCAATGTTTGGGTATTTATCGCCGTATCTATGTTCGCCGTGTTCATTCTCGGCTTCTTTATCGATTTTATCGAGATATCTTTCATTATTGTGCCCATTCTCGTTCCGATTATGAATGCGTTTGGCATAGATCCGATCTGGTTTGCCGTTTTGATAGCGCTTAACCTTCAGGCATCGTTTTTGACGCCTCCGTTTGGGCTTGCACTTTTCTTTTTAAAAGGCGCGTCAAAAGATATAACGACGCTGCAGATATATAAGGGGATCATCCCCTTCATCCTTTTGCAGCTGGCGGCTCTTTGTATCGTGATATTTTTCCCTGATCTGGTGTTTGCGTTCTTATAG
- a CDS encoding TRAP transporter small permease subunit, with product MIKKIDKFTLYIGYFAAFVLSLLVLLIVYDATARYMFSEGSTALQELEWHLFDLIMLFSIAYTLKKSAHVRVDIFYNSFSHRTKTIINLIAALLFVIPFSVLIVYEGLHFVELSFLQMEGSSDPGGLPYRFIVKSLMPLGFIFLIMQAVKEVLVCKEELSR from the coding sequence ATGATAAAAAAGATAGATAAGTTTACGCTCTACATAGGCTATTTTGCAGCATTCGTACTTTCGCTGCTCGTGCTTTTGATCGTCTATGATGCAACGGCAAGATATATGTTTTCCGAAGGCTCTACGGCGTTGCAGGAACTTGAATGGCATCTTTTCGATCTTATCATGCTTTTTTCCATCGCGTACACCCTTAAAAAAAGTGCGCATGTCAGAGTCGATATCTTTTATAACTCCTTTTCCCATAGAACAAAGACGATCATCAATCTGATCGCCGCGCTTTTGTTCGTTATCCCTTTTTCCGTTTTGATCGTTTACGAGGGGCTTCATTTTGTGGAGCTGAGTTTCTTGCAGATGGAAGGTTCATCCGATCCCGGCGGGCTTCCATACCGTTTTATCGTCAAATCGCTTATGCCTCTTGGTTTTATCTTTTTGATCATGCAGGCTGTCAAAGAGGTGCTTGTGTGTAAAGAGGAACTAAGCAGATGA